A region of Candidatus Hydrogenedentota bacterium DNA encodes the following proteins:
- a CDS encoding Gfo/Idh/MocA family oxidoreductase — MAKDLSRRSFLKHVSAAGLAMPLILPRLSLAAPPSGRLQHAAIGVGGQGNSDLENIFASGKVDVYALCDIDENTLQKAAKRYPGARLYRDWREMLEKEEKNIDSVNVSTPDHMHAAPAMTAIRKGMHVFCEKPLTHEVYEARRLTLAAREKGVATQMGIQIHSHEFYRTAVHWLKAGAIGKVTAWHSWCGAVYTTDDKKRPAGADPVPDHVLWDLWLGVAPKRPYKKDIYHPFKWRCWRDFGGGATGDFGCHIFDPVFTALEIGAPLSIVSETECVSDEVHPGWSIARYVFPGAALTAGKTIEAVWMDGGKMPAPGVSPHVPADRELPPSGSLVIGEEGTLLIPHVGPPKLFPEEKFKDYPKPELAPLDHYHEFVEAALGNGKAGANFDFAGPLTEAVLLGNIANRFPGETLEWNAEKLKFTNHRKANEFLRRRYRGGWRVRGL; from the coding sequence ATGGCAAAAGACCTCTCCAGACGCTCCTTCCTGAAACATGTGTCGGCCGCCGGCCTGGCCATGCCGCTGATCCTCCCGCGCCTGAGCCTCGCCGCGCCGCCCTCGGGCCGGCTCCAGCACGCCGCCATCGGCGTGGGCGGGCAGGGAAACTCCGACCTGGAGAACATCTTCGCCAGCGGCAAGGTGGACGTCTACGCCCTGTGCGACATTGACGAGAACACCCTCCAGAAGGCGGCCAAGCGCTACCCCGGCGCGCGCCTCTACCGCGACTGGCGCGAGATGCTGGAGAAGGAGGAGAAGAACATTGACTCGGTCAATGTGTCCACGCCGGACCACATGCACGCCGCGCCGGCCATGACCGCCATCCGCAAGGGGATGCACGTCTTCTGCGAGAAGCCGCTGACCCACGAGGTCTACGAGGCGCGCAGGCTCACCCTCGCCGCCCGCGAAAAGGGCGTCGCCACGCAGATGGGCATCCAGATCCACTCCCACGAGTTCTACCGCACCGCCGTCCACTGGCTGAAGGCGGGCGCCATCGGCAAGGTCACCGCGTGGCACTCCTGGTGCGGCGCGGTCTATACCACGGACGACAAAAAGCGCCCCGCGGGCGCGGACCCCGTCCCCGACCATGTCCTGTGGGACCTGTGGCTCGGCGTCGCGCCGAAGCGCCCCTACAAGAAGGACATCTACCACCCCTTCAAATGGCGGTGCTGGCGCGACTTCGGCGGCGGCGCCACGGGCGACTTCGGCTGCCACATCTTCGACCCCGTGTTCACGGCGCTGGAGATCGGCGCGCCGCTCTCCATCGTCTCCGAGACCGAGTGCGTCAGCGACGAGGTGCACCCCGGCTGGTCCATCGCCCGCTACGTCTTCCCCGGCGCCGCGCTGACGGCCGGCAAGACCATCGAGGCCGTCTGGATGGACGGCGGCAAAATGCCCGCCCCCGGCGTGTCGCCCCATGTGCCCGCCGACCGCGAGCTGCCCCCCAGCGGCTCCCTCGTCATCGGCGAGGAGGGCACCCTGCTGATCCCCCACGTCGGCCCGCCCAAGCTCTTCCCCGAGGAGAAGTTCAAGGACTACCCCAAGCCCGAACTCGCGCCCCTGGACCACTACCACGAGTTCGTCGAGGCCGCACTCGGCAACGGGAAGGCCGGGGCCAATTTCGACTTCGCCGGCCCCCTCACCGAGGCCGTGCTGCTGGGCAACATCGCCAACCGTTTCCCCGGCGAGACCCTGGAGTGGAACGCCGAAAAGCTGAAGTTCACCAACCACCGCAAGGCAAACGAGTTCCTCCGCCGCCGCTACCGCGGCGGCTGGCGCGTGCGCGGACTGTAG
- a CDS encoding Gfo/Idh/MocA family oxidoreductase, whose translation MDSKASKGISRRSFVKGAVMAAAAPYIIPASALGAGGRAAAGERLVIGLVGCGGQGRGDMGGALGQKDTQVVAVCDVNTQNLAKAKEMVDDTYENTDCATYRDFRELIARPDLDAVIIGTPDHWHALVSIAAAKAKKAIYCEKPLTWSLGEGSAVVKAVRENKVVFQTGSMQRSGREFKLACELVRNGYLGKITHITVGLPDGSDAKWVDEYPAPPEYLDYDFYVGPAEWVAYHPDRLDWNWRWWMGFGGSQMMDWIGHHGDIAHMAMGWDETGPEEITPVMCAMPEGRNNLYNAWGKYLFECKYAGGVTMTVGSMSEMPAAFKKCGDTGTQFFNRQGDWIYVSRKGCQASNPEILKTKMRDRDFRFRVQRNHMRDWLDCVRKGEECIAPVNAGHRAASIGHLGKLALQLGANLKWDPKKELFIDNDAVNGLLTRKYRGDWKLD comes from the coding sequence ATGGACAGCAAGGCGTCGAAGGGCATTTCCCGCAGGAGCTTCGTGAAGGGGGCGGTCATGGCGGCCGCGGCCCCGTACATCATCCCGGCGTCGGCGCTGGGCGCGGGCGGCAGGGCCGCCGCCGGCGAGCGGCTGGTCATCGGGCTCGTGGGCTGCGGCGGGCAGGGCCGCGGCGACATGGGCGGCGCGCTGGGGCAGAAGGACACTCAGGTGGTCGCGGTGTGCGATGTGAACACGCAGAACCTGGCCAAGGCCAAGGAGATGGTGGACGACACCTACGAGAACACGGACTGCGCCACCTACAGGGACTTCCGCGAGCTGATCGCCCGCCCGGACCTGGACGCGGTGATCATCGGCACGCCGGACCACTGGCACGCCCTGGTTTCCATCGCGGCGGCCAAGGCCAAGAAGGCGATCTACTGCGAAAAGCCGCTGACCTGGTCGCTGGGCGAGGGCAGCGCCGTGGTGAAGGCCGTGAGGGAGAACAAGGTCGTCTTCCAGACGGGGAGCATGCAGCGGTCGGGGCGGGAGTTCAAGCTCGCCTGCGAGCTGGTGCGCAACGGCTATCTCGGGAAGATCACGCACATCACCGTGGGCCTGCCCGACGGAAGCGACGCCAAGTGGGTGGACGAGTACCCCGCCCCGCCGGAATATCTGGACTACGACTTCTACGTCGGCCCGGCGGAGTGGGTCGCCTACCATCCCGACCGCCTCGACTGGAACTGGCGCTGGTGGATGGGCTTCGGCGGCAGCCAGATGATGGACTGGATCGGCCACCACGGCGACATCGCCCACATGGCCATGGGCTGGGACGAGACGGGCCCCGAGGAGATCACGCCCGTCATGTGCGCCATGCCCGAGGGCCGGAACAACCTCTACAACGCCTGGGGCAAGTACCTCTTCGAGTGCAAGTACGCGGGCGGCGTCACCATGACCGTCGGCAGCATGAGCGAGATGCCCGCCGCCTTCAAGAAGTGCGGCGACACTGGCACCCAGTTCTTCAACAGGCAGGGCGACTGGATCTACGTCTCCCGCAAGGGCTGCCAGGCCAGCAACCCCGAAATCCTGAAGACCAAGATGCGCGACCGCGACTTCCGCTTCCGTGTCCAGCGCAACCACATGCGCGACTGGCTCGACTGCGTCCGCAAGGGCGAGGAGTGCATCGCCCCGGTCAACGCCGGGCACCGCGCCGCCTCCATCGGCCACCTCGGCAAGCTCGCGCTCCAGCTCGGCGCCAATTTGAAGTGGGACCCCAAAAAGGAGCTTTTCATTGACAACGACGCGGTCAACGGGCTCCTGACCCGCAAGTACCGCGGCGACTGGAAGCTCGACTGA